From a single Candidatus Schekmanbacteria bacterium genomic region:
- a CDS encoding cytochrome c3 family protein has product MYLGNKKIRNVFPVIILLVFASILFMALRSESAKRQFESKECFSCHKEFEKKYFSMKSIHLIVKKEQCEECHIRHGRVPALILKKPWNELCLQCHAKEKIGLDDPNMHSALNGKCNNCHNPHASESDHLLKIEGKELCYGCHKKENYEKQVTHKVLQSNGCGACHNSHSSKEKNLLVKPETELCLACHEKEKGEFKKAHGSYPVETSKCTVCHNPHSSSQAKLLKMSAHDPVVSVSCESCHNSPSSEKAFGTTEIGSKICYQCHDETSLKAGGNIEHSPFKEGMCLDCHNPHVSENPKLLVAGANNLCFNCHSEKGEKTAVSHAAVTEGDGCLSCHMPHASKYSKMLKEKPGDICFSCHEDIKNYQKSKNVHSPFSDLMCTECHNPHGSNFQAMMKERTDIVCYNCHSEAKDKFEKTNMHQPVKNGFCNSCHNPHGADEAKLLKMAPTKLCENCHKELMEQGKGSGTNHVPFADKDCLTCHNPHGSNIEGMILDKQKVLCLTCHSEFEAEIAKNKSVHSPVSNGECTKCHSPHKSKNKSLLLAPSPDVCLVCHKDIKERIEKERKHPPAARDCLRCHKPHFSPEKSLLSQPVQSLCGECHNFKKDSFVQAHINIDPGSIDCRSCHDPHASKDSNLFKKNLHPPFAEKSCEECHVVEKQ; this is encoded by the coding sequence ATGTATTTAGGGAATAAGAAAATTCGTAATGTTTTTCCGGTAATAATTTTGCTCGTTTTTGCGTCAATCCTCTTTATGGCATTAAGGTCTGAATCGGCTAAGAGACAATTTGAAAGCAAAGAATGTTTTAGCTGTCATAAGGAATTTGAGAAAAAATACTTTTCGATGAAAAGCATACATTTAATTGTCAAAAAGGAACAATGCGAAGAATGTCATATCAGGCATGGGAGGGTTCCGGCGCTTATTTTAAAAAAGCCTTGGAATGAACTATGTCTTCAATGCCACGCCAAAGAGAAGATAGGTTTAGACGATCCCAATATGCATTCTGCGCTTAACGGCAAATGTAATAATTGCCATAATCCGCACGCTTCCGAGTCTGATCATTTACTCAAGATTGAAGGAAAAGAACTTTGCTATGGGTGTCACAAAAAAGAAAATTATGAAAAACAGGTTACTCATAAAGTTTTGCAGAGCAATGGATGTGGTGCATGCCACAATTCCCATAGTTCAAAAGAAAAAAATCTGCTTGTTAAACCAGAGACAGAGCTTTGCCTTGCATGTCATGAAAAGGAAAAAGGAGAGTTCAAAAAAGCTCACGGAAGTTATCCTGTAGAAACTTCAAAATGTACTGTATGCCATAACCCGCACTCATCATCGCAAGCTAAGCTTTTAAAAATGTCGGCTCACGATCCGGTTGTTTCTGTAAGCTGTGAAAGCTGTCACAATTCTCCGTCGTCAGAAAAAGCATTTGGGACGACAGAAATCGGCAGTAAAATTTGTTACCAGTGCCATGACGAAACATCTCTTAAAGCAGGTGGAAATATTGAACATTCGCCCTTTAAGGAAGGGATGTGCCTTGATTGCCACAATCCTCACGTATCTGAGAATCCTAAGCTTTTAGTGGCAGGTGCGAACAATTTATGTTTTAACTGTCATAGCGAAAAAGGGGAAAAAACAGCTGTTTCGCATGCAGCGGTAACCGAGGGTGATGGATGTTTATCATGCCATATGCCTCATGCTTCGAAATATTCCAAAATGCTCAAGGAAAAACCGGGAGATATCTGTTTTTCATGCCACGAAGACATTAAGAATTATCAAAAATCTAAAAATGTACATTCTCCTTTCAGCGACCTGATGTGTACCGAATGTCATAATCCCCATGGTTCAAATTTTCAGGCTATGATGAAGGAGCGGACCGACATAGTATGTTATAATTGCCATTCAGAAGCTAAGGATAAATTTGAAAAAACGAATATGCATCAGCCTGTAAAAAATGGATTTTGTAATTCATGCCATAATCCCCATGGTGCCGACGAAGCAAAACTGCTTAAAATGGCTCCTACGAAGCTCTGTGAAAATTGTCATAAAGAACTTATGGAGCAAGGAAAAGGAAGCGGAACAAATCATGTACCATTTGCTGACAAAGATTGTCTTACCTGTCACAATCCGCATGGAAGCAATATAGAAGGAATGATTCTTGATAAGCAGAAAGTTTTATGTTTGACATGTCATTCAGAGTTCGAAGCGGAAATAGCAAAGAATAAAAGCGTACATTCACCCGTAAGTAATGGTGAATGCACAAAATGCCATAGCCCTCACAAGTCTAAAAATAAGAGTTTGCTTTTGGCGCCTAGCCCGGATGTATGTCTGGTATGCCATAAGGATATTAAAGAAAGGATAGAAAAAGAAAGAAAACATCCACCTGCGGCAAGGGATTGTTTACGTTGTCATAAACCACACTTTTCACCTGAGAAATCTTTATTGTCCCAGCCTGTTCAAAGCCTGTGCGGCGAATGCCACAACTTTAAAAAAGATAGTTTTGTTCAGGCACACATTAATATTGATCCTGGTTCAATAGATTGCAGGAGTTGTCATGACCCACATGCTTCTAAAGATTCAAATTTGTTTAAAAAGAACTTACATCCTCCTTTCGCAGAAAAATCCTGCGAGGAATGTCATGTTGTTGAAAAGCAGTAA
- a CDS encoding peptidyl-prolyl cis-trans isomerase yields MIDSYSEELLIEMVQERRVKDLKADDAEVDNLYKKEVKELKIKSVLFEKEEDAKKMIEEIKNGKNFDEIAQTLISNETAKGDIDGTYLREKELQPNVFKAVSEMEIGGISSIVPVIKGFSIFKLEETRFPEDAGIKEKITNEVLNRKKVQVLIEYNSELLKKYVKINQKLVDKIDFEALKPGFEELLKDNRIVAEIEGGDKVTVGQWADAIKQKYFHGADRAIERKRVNKNKYEVLEKIIVKKALIIEASKAGIDKTEEYTNMIKGYGDSLVFNEFVKKAVAPNIKMNEEDKQKYYEDHKMEYAYSEMVKIDALGFENIDFAKSALKKLDSGAEFEWIKENAEGKLDNISDEILAIEGNVIATDSLPDDIKKALSGVKKGDFRLYEAADGFFYVFYIKEFYVAVPQPFEDVKDLITNKVVGEKLNSELRYWENKLREQSDIRIFFQSEASM; encoded by the coding sequence ATGATTGATAGTTATTCAGAAGAGCTTTTGATTGAAATGGTTCAGGAAAGACGAGTAAAGGATCTTAAGGCTGATGATGCAGAAGTGGACAATTTATATAAAAAAGAAGTCAAGGAACTAAAAATCAAATCAGTTCTTTTTGAAAAGGAAGAAGATGCTAAAAAAATGATTGAAGAGATAAAAAATGGAAAAAACTTTGATGAGATTGCACAGACTTTAATTTCCAATGAAACTGCTAAAGGAGATATTGATGGGACTTATCTTAGAGAAAAAGAGCTGCAGCCAAACGTGTTTAAGGCAGTATCTGAAATGGAAATTGGAGGGATAAGTTCAATTGTCCCTGTGATTAAAGGTTTTTCGATTTTTAAGCTTGAAGAGACACGGTTTCCTGAAGATGCTGGAATAAAGGAAAAGATAACAAATGAGGTTCTTAACCGGAAAAAAGTGCAAGTATTGATTGAATACAATAGCGAGCTTTTAAAGAAGTACGTAAAGATAAATCAAAAATTAGTTGATAAAATAGATTTTGAGGCGCTGAAGCCAGGATTTGAAGAATTATTGAAAGACAATAGAATTGTTGCAGAGATAGAAGGCGGTGATAAGGTTACAGTAGGACAATGGGCAGATGCTATAAAACAAAAATATTTTCATGGTGCAGATAGGGCGATTGAAAGAAAGAGGGTAAATAAAAACAAATATGAAGTTCTTGAAAAAATTATTGTAAAAAAAGCTCTTATCATTGAAGCGTCCAAAGCCGGCATTGATAAAACCGAAGAATACACAAATATGATTAAGGGGTACGGGGATTCATTAGTATTTAATGAATTTGTAAAAAAGGCTGTTGCTCCTAATATTAAGATGAATGAAGAAGACAAACAAAAATATTATGAAGACCATAAAATGGAATATGCTTATTCCGAAATGGTAAAGATTGATGCCCTGGGCTTTGAAAATATTGATTTCGCCAAATCAGCCCTTAAGAAGCTTGATTCAGGAGCAGAGTTCGAATGGATTAAAGAAAATGCTGAAGGCAAGCTTGATAATATTTCTGACGAGATTCTGGCGATCGAAGGCAATGTGATAGCGACAGATAGTTTGCCAGATGATATTAAAAAAGCCTTGTCAGGTGTTAAAAAAGGAGATTTCAGGCTATATGAGGCGGCTGACGGTTTTTTTTATGTTTTCTATATCAAAGAGTTTTATGTTGCAGTACCTCAGCCCTTTGAAGATGTAAAGGATTTAATAACAAACAAAGTTGTTGGAGAGAAGCTTAATAGCGAGTTAAGATATTGGGAAAATAAGCTAAGGGAGCAATCCGATATCAGGATATTCTTTCAATCAGAAGCTTCAATGTAA
- a CDS encoding tetratricopeptide repeat protein yields the protein MTNNNQIYLRFKANKFYFLIIIAIISSLAYSVTLLNGFVMDDYFTVLKNNWIKKANNIPEIFTSNYWAYSGGHTSFYRPLIHIIFMTGYVLFGLNPQGFHLINLLFHAAVSILVFLISAKLFRKIYPSVKDEILFFSFIASLLFALHPIHTEAVAWVSGITDVSYSFFYLLSFYLYIQWREKELSGNIIYFCSVMSFFLSTLCKEPALTLPVVLVLYDSLFMKTKVWKYDSFRRYIPFLITAGTYLSMRIYALQGIAPVKKKLEFSAYYYLYNIPVFISSYIGKLLFPINLNVWHVFNPVKSFIDIRFFLSLAIISLICVIVIRSSKNKISFFGFILFMIPLCPTLYAPALAQRVENVFTERYIYLPSLGFILVITGCILWLRENRPQWTNAVLLIVSIILVIYFQGTVRRAFVWKDSYTLWTDAAHKSPESSNPHNALGDYFNEKGIIDKAIEEYKTAIRLEPEWANSYINLGISYNKKGLTDLAVEQFLIALKLNPEFPEPYNNLGIIYARRGKEKIAIDYFKKAIELNPYFEEAYRNLSIVYSADNNMEEAIKYLEIAIKLNPDNADSHNNIGVLYAESGFIEDAIGHFRTAIKLQPEDPFGYYNLSKAYEIKGLKVEAEEMRVKGKGLDRDMKSPSRQ from the coding sequence ATGACAAATAATAATCAAATATATCTTCGCTTCAAGGCTAACAAATTTTATTTTCTGATAATAATTGCAATCATTTCATCTCTTGCATACAGCGTCACTCTTTTAAATGGCTTCGTCATGGATGATTATTTTACAGTTTTGAAAAACAACTGGATTAAAAAAGCCAATAATATCCCGGAAATATTTACTTCAAATTACTGGGCTTATTCCGGCGGGCATACAAGCTTTTACAGGCCCCTGATACATATAATCTTTATGACAGGCTATGTTCTCTTTGGTCTTAACCCACAGGGTTTCCATCTTATAAATCTTTTGTTTCACGCCGCGGTTTCAATTCTTGTATTTCTGATTTCTGCTAAGCTTTTCAGGAAAATATACCCGTCGGTTAAAGATGAAATCCTGTTTTTTTCTTTTATTGCATCACTTTTATTTGCCCTCCATCCTATTCACACGGAAGCTGTTGCATGGGTTTCGGGAATTACAGATGTTTCATATTCATTCTTCTATCTGCTCTCTTTTTACCTTTACATTCAATGGCGGGAAAAAGAACTGTCAGGCAATATTATTTATTTTTGCTCAGTCATGTCATTCTTCCTTTCCACCTTATGCAAGGAACCGGCGCTTACACTTCCTGTTGTACTTGTCTTATATGACAGTTTATTTATGAAGACTAAAGTCTGGAAATATGACTCCTTCAGGCGGTATATCCCATTTCTAATTACTGCCGGAACATATCTTTCAATGAGAATTTATGCTCTACAGGGAATAGCCCCTGTAAAAAAGAAACTTGAGTTTAGCGCTTATTATTATCTATATAACATCCCTGTTTTTATCAGCAGTTATATTGGCAAATTACTTTTTCCGATAAATCTCAATGTTTGGCATGTTTTTAACCCGGTTAAATCATTTATAGATATAAGGTTCTTCCTATCTCTCGCCATAATCTCTTTGATTTGTGTTATTGTTATAAGGTCATCAAAAAACAAGATTTCTTTTTTTGGTTTTATTCTCTTTATGATTCCGCTTTGTCCCACCCTATATGCTCCGGCACTTGCACAGAGAGTTGAGAATGTTTTTACCGAACGTTACATTTATCTTCCTTCATTAGGTTTTATTCTGGTTATAACCGGATGTATATTGTGGCTTAGGGAGAATAGACCTCAATGGACAAATGCAGTTTTGCTTATTGTAAGCATTATACTGGTTATCTATTTTCAGGGAACTGTGCGGCGGGCATTTGTCTGGAAAGACAGCTACACTTTGTGGACCGATGCCGCTCATAAATCTCCGGAAAGTTCCAACCCCCACAATGCACTTGGCGATTATTTCAATGAAAAGGGGATTATTGATAAAGCTATAGAAGAATACAAGACAGCAATTAGGCTTGAGCCAGAATGGGCAAATAGTTATATAAACCTCGGCATTTCCTATAATAAAAAGGGATTGACTGATCTTGCGGTTGAACAGTTCTTGATTGCGCTGAAATTAAATCCCGAATTTCCTGAACCATACAACAACCTCGGTATCATCTATGCAAGAAGGGGGAAAGAAAAAATTGCAATTGACTATTTTAAGAAAGCAATAGAACTTAATCCCTACTTTGAAGAGGCTTACAGGAATCTTAGCATAGTGTATTCTGCAGATAATAATATGGAAGAGGCAATAAAATATCTGGAGATTGCCATCAAGCTCAATCCTGATAACGCGGATTCTCATAATAATATCGGGGTTCTCTATGCAGAAAGCGGCTTTATTGAAGATGCAATAGGGCATTTCAGGACAGCAATTAAACTACAGCCTGAAGATCCATTCGGGTATTATAATCTTTCAAAGGCTTATGAAATTAAAGGTTTAAAGGTTGAAGCAGAAGAGATGAGAGTAAAGGGGAAAGGACTTGATAGAGATATGAAATCTCCTTCAAGACAGTAA
- a CDS encoding rod shape-determining protein: MSLFSIFSKDIAIDLGTANTLIFLKNKGIIINEPSVIAIDKQIKKTLAVGREAKKMLGKAPPNIDVIRPIRDGVISNLEATLELLSFFIKKVNNKQLFSYPRVVISIPLGITSVERRAVKESVEEAGASEVYIIEQPMAAAIGAGLAVQEPSGNMIVDIGGGTTEVAVIALAGIVYGQSIRVAGDELDQAIINFVKNKYNILIGEQMAEKVKLEICSTIRTDNKNEMELKGRGLIEGLPITVKIKKQEVQEALKETLTIIVNTVLKTLENTPPELASDIVDKGIYMAGGGALLDGINELMFKETGLPVYTAQNPLSAVVLGAGKVLDEIKLLREISLK; encoded by the coding sequence ATGTCTTTATTCTCAATTTTTTCAAAAGATATTGCTATTGATTTAGGGACTGCAAACACCCTTATTTTTTTAAAAAATAAGGGTATCATTATTAATGAACCATCAGTTATTGCCATCGATAAGCAAATAAAGAAAACTTTGGCTGTAGGTCGGGAGGCAAAGAAGATGCTGGGGAAAGCGCCTCCTAATATAGATGTTATAAGACCAATAAGGGATGGTGTAATTTCAAACCTTGAAGCGACCCTTGAACTGCTGAGTTTTTTCATAAAGAAGGTAAATAACAAGCAATTGTTCAGCTATCCCAGGGTAGTTATCTCAATACCGCTTGGTATAACTTCCGTTGAAAGACGTGCAGTGAAAGAATCTGTGGAGGAGGCTGGAGCAAGTGAAGTTTATATCATTGAACAACCTATGGCTGCAGCAATCGGTGCAGGACTTGCAGTTCAGGAACCGTCAGGAAACATGATAGTTGATATTGGAGGCGGTACCACGGAAGTTGCCGTTATTGCGCTTGCAGGTATAGTTTATGGGCAATCGATAAGGGTTGCCGGAGATGAGCTGGATCAGGCCATTATAAATTTTGTAAAAAATAAGTATAATATACTGATCGGTGAACAAATGGCTGAGAAAGTGAAACTTGAAATATGTTCAACGATAAGAACTGATAATAAAAATGAAATGGAATTGAAAGGGAGAGGATTGATAGAAGGTCTCCCTATTACTGTGAAGATAAAAAAACAGGAAGTCCAGGAAGCCCTGAAGGAGACACTCACAATAATAGTTAATACAGTGCTAAAGACTCTCGAAAATACTCCTCCGGAGCTTGCATCAGATATAGTTGATAAAGGAATATATATGGCAGGAGGAGGAGCACTCCTTGATGGTATAAATGAACTAATGTTCAAAGAAACAGGATTGCCGGTATATACTGCTCAGAATCCTTTGTCTGCGGTAGTTTTAGGTGCAGGGAAAGTCTTAGATGAAATTAAGCTTTTAAGGGAGATTTCTTTAAAGTAG
- a CDS encoding tetratricopeptide repeat protein, producing MKFGFSKSREGITIIILTIVSFAVFGNALFNGFVYDDHFQILDNEWIKDAKYIPKIFSTNVWEFEGEVSNYYRPLMHLSYMACYYIFGIEPFGFHLVNVFFHIGVSLLLFFIIYRMLEGIITPYPASPFLPALAGAVLYAVHPVHTEAVTWVAGIPELSFSFFYLLSFYLYLSATAVKDLSFLLSLLSFFLAILCKETALTLPLIIVCYDFSFRRNKLIFSDFLKRYLLFFMVCGTYLVLRFSVLGNFAPLKRHSNLSVYEYFINIFPLFSKYLKKLIFPANLNAFHVLHPISALMTVKGIVSIVIFLLFVISMFISLKKNKEIFFALNLIALPLIPVLYIPALGENTFSDRYLYLPSAGFVMLLSIMFFWLNAYKAKCFNFISVSFLIVICFYAFNTIERNKVWENDFSLWKDTVKKSPDSAFALNELGIAYAGKGMFDDAIKRYVAALKINPDFARAHNNLGMAYMAGGQIDKAIEHYNEALKISPNFSKVHNNLGIAYEKKGMTDEAIDEFKKTLDLDPDGYEFYINLGNAYNKKRLPQKAMESYQKALELKPGNSDVCMHIGILYGESGQLDNAIEYFEKALASNPSDPIIYFNMSNAYKLKGLVNKAEEYMAKGRSLSER from the coding sequence ATGAAATTCGGATTTTCAAAATCAAGAGAAGGAATAACTATTATTATTTTGACAATAGTCTCCTTCGCTGTCTTCGGGAATGCCCTTTTTAACGGATTTGTTTACGATGATCATTTCCAGATATTGGATAATGAATGGATCAAAGATGCAAAATATATCCCCAAAATATTTTCCACAAATGTCTGGGAGTTTGAAGGTGAGGTTTCAAATTACTACAGACCTCTTATGCATCTAAGTTATATGGCCTGTTATTATATCTTTGGAATCGAACCCTTTGGATTTCATCTTGTAAATGTCTTTTTTCATATAGGAGTCTCTTTACTCCTTTTTTTCATTATTTACAGGATGCTTGAAGGAATAATTACCCCTTATCCGGCTTCACCTTTTTTGCCTGCTCTTGCAGGTGCAGTGCTGTACGCGGTACATCCTGTGCATACTGAAGCTGTGACCTGGGTTGCCGGTATACCTGAGCTTTCTTTTTCATTTTTTTATTTGCTTTCTTTTTATCTTTACTTATCAGCGACAGCAGTGAAAGATTTGTCCTTTTTGCTCTCCCTCTTGTCATTTTTCCTTGCAATATTGTGCAAAGAGACAGCTTTGACACTACCATTAATCATTGTCTGTTATGATTTTTCTTTCAGAAGGAATAAGCTGATATTTTCTGATTTTCTTAAAAGATACCTGCTTTTTTTTATGGTCTGTGGAACTTACCTTGTTTTAAGGTTTTCAGTGCTTGGAAATTTTGCGCCTTTAAAACGTCATTCCAATCTCAGCGTTTATGAATATTTCATCAATATATTTCCTCTTTTCAGCAAGTATCTCAAAAAACTCATTTTTCCTGCAAACCTAAATGCTTTTCATGTTCTTCATCCAATTTCTGCTTTGATGACTGTTAAAGGAATTGTCTCGATAGTGATATTTTTATTGTTTGTCATTTCAATGTTTATTTCCCTTAAAAAGAACAAAGAGATCTTTTTTGCTCTTAATCTAATTGCCCTGCCTTTAATCCCTGTGCTGTATATACCGGCACTTGGTGAAAATACTTTTTCTGACCGGTACCTCTATCTTCCATCTGCCGGATTTGTGATGCTTTTATCAATTATGTTTTTTTGGCTTAATGCCTATAAAGCCAAATGCTTCAATTTTATTTCAGTTAGCTTCCTTATAGTAATTTGTTTTTATGCTTTTAATACCATAGAAAGAAACAAGGTCTGGGAAAATGATTTTTCCTTGTGGAAAGATACTGTGAAAAAGTCTCCTGACAGTGCATTTGCACTTAATGAACTTGGGATTGCATATGCAGGCAAAGGCATGTTTGATGATGCAATAAAGCGATATGTTGCGGCTTTGAAGATAAACCCTGATTTTGCAAGAGCGCATAATAACCTCGGAATGGCTTATATGGCTGGGGGGCAAATAGATAAAGCCATTGAACATTATAATGAAGCTTTGAAGATAAGCCCAAATTTTTCAAAAGTACATAATAACCTCGGAATAGCATATGAGAAAAAAGGTATGACAGATGAGGCGATTGATGAGTTTAAAAAGACGCTGGATTTGGATCCTGATGGTTACGAGTTTTATATTAATTTGGGAAATGCTTACAATAAAAAGAGATTGCCACAAAAAGCAATGGAATCGTACCAGAAGGCACTGGAATTAAAACCGGGCAATTCTGATGTGTGCATGCATATCGGTATTCTTTACGGGGAATCGGGGCAACTAGATAATGCGATTGAATATTTTGAAAAAGCTTTAGCATCAAATCCGAGTGACCCGATAATCTATTTCAACATGTCAAATGCCTATAAACTAAAAGGGCTTGTAAATAAAGCTGAAGAATACATGGCCAAGGGAAGAAGTCTGTCGGAAAGGTAG
- a CDS encoding DUF799 family lipoprotein, with the protein MKIYNLNKCVVLFVLLSFLACSHTDVYKDTNMDFGAIQRVAVMPFANFSRDNQAASRVRDVFITMLMATSTVYVIPTGEVSSGILKTGMTDSSAPSEEEIKRFANIVNADAVITGVVKEYGEVRSGSTPSNIISISMQMIEKDSANVVWSASSTKGGVSITDRLFGGGGVPINDITEDAINEILDKLFQ; encoded by the coding sequence ATGAAAATCTATAATTTAAACAAATGTGTGGTTTTATTTGTGCTTCTGTCATTTTTAGCCTGCTCTCATACCGACGTTTATAAAGATACTAATATGGACTTCGGAGCAATACAGAGGGTGGCTGTCATGCCTTTTGCAAATTTTTCAAGAGATAATCAGGCAGCAAGCAGGGTAAGGGATGTTTTTATTACTATGTTAATGGCAACAAGCACAGTATATGTTATCCCTACGGGTGAAGTATCAAGCGGAATCTTAAAAACTGGTATGACTGATTCGTCCGCTCCCTCTGAAGAGGAAATTAAGAGGTTTGCAAATATCGTCAATGCAGATGCCGTGATTACTGGTGTTGTGAAAGAGTATGGGGAAGTCAGGTCAGGAAGCACCCCTTCAAATATCATTTCTATCAGCATGCAGATGATAGAGAAGGACTCAGCTAATGTAGTATGGTCCGCTTCCTCAACAAAAGGTGGGGTAAGCATTACAGACCGACTTTTTGGAGGTGGCGGTGTTCCAATAAATGATATTACAGAAGATGCAATCAATGAAATATTGGATAAGCTTTTCCAGTAG
- a CDS encoding GAF domain-containing protein, whose amino-acid sequence MEKLIHCRKCGKLMKREIVDGWKAKLVCSCGFSDFELISGVTRSLAPKLIKAKRRELTDVSKDIELEFEYSKSEREKNELACISEVTFLLAGGGKKEELNKTIMTRVCKVLNATTASLYIAENDSLLLTVGIGIKDDLVGKIKLKIGEGITGLAAENRELIIVEDISLDDRSKRIDGIDEGNLKAMIAMPVLAGNEVVGVMNIKSSRKRVFVEDEIFFISTMANILSLNINRLGN is encoded by the coding sequence GTGGAAAAGCTTATTCATTGCCGTAAATGTGGAAAGCTTATGAAAAGAGAAATCGTTGATGGCTGGAAAGCAAAGCTTGTTTGCAGCTGCGGTTTTTCAGATTTTGAGTTGATAAGCGGAGTTACAAGGTCTCTTGCACCAAAGTTGATTAAGGCTAAAAGAAGAGAACTTACTGACGTTTCTAAGGATATTGAACTTGAATTTGAGTATTCCAAGTCTGAAAGAGAGAAAAATGAACTTGCGTGTATAAGCGAAGTTACATTTTTACTGGCAGGAGGAGGAAAAAAAGAAGAACTTAACAAAACTATAATGACCAGGGTTTGTAAAGTCCTGAATGCTACAACAGCGTCTCTTTATATCGCTGAAAATGATTCTCTTTTACTAACAGTTGGGATTGGCATAAAAGATGACCTTGTAGGGAAGATTAAGCTTAAGATAGGTGAAGGTATAACAGGGCTTGCAGCAGAAAATCGAGAACTTATAATTGTCGAGGACATTTCCTTGGATGACAGATCAAAAAGGATTGATGGCATAGATGAAGGCAACTTGAAAGCAATGATAGCTATGCCTGTGCTTGCCGGAAATGAAGTGGTAGGTGTTATGAATATCAAAAGTTCAAGAAAACGGGTTTTCGTTGAGGATGAAATATTCTTCATTTCTACTATGGCTAATATACTTTCTCTGAATATAAACCGGCTTGGTAATTAA
- a CDS encoding cytochrome C, which translates to MKLMYRMFSLFFLMEMFFCITYVDSADKFKLKPGAEGKICLDCHSDFEKKIGGKFVHTPVKSRDCRGCHNPHASTYDKMLSNSTKEICFTCHEEIIPKNAASTHKVVVEGNCVKCHDPHGSNNKFNLLKEGNDLCFDCHRKKGDEIKKFEFKHSPVEGNCLNCHNPHASVESAYLLKNKVPSICNDCHKTDSQAFVRQHMNYPVGGQKCNICHSVHGSNKAGLLYSNVHQPVSGKMCAQCHEDFNSKTPFATKKAGVELCKDCHSDMISQVLGKSHVHPALDDNNSCLNCHSPHATDQPKLLKDTMVEVCNNCHPDVIEKIITVKTKHAPVSEGTCTACHMPHSSESAFLLKTPTVIGLCGGCHDWQGHSTHPIGEKVFDPRDKTHTRTVDCLSCHEPHGNDFERMLRYKVQTELCTQCHQEKR; encoded by the coding sequence ATGAAATTAATGTATAGAATGTTTTCCCTTTTTTTTCTTATGGAGATGTTTTTTTGTATTACATATGTTGATTCAGCAGACAAGTTCAAGCTTAAGCCGGGAGCAGAAGGAAAAATATGCCTCGATTGCCATTCGGATTTTGAGAAAAAAATTGGTGGGAAATTTGTTCATACTCCGGTAAAGTCCAGGGATTGCAGAGGTTGCCATAATCCCCATGCTTCAACTTATGATAAAATGTTGTCTAATAGCACTAAGGAGATTTGCTTCACCTGTCACGAAGAGATAATACCTAAAAATGCGGCTAGTACCCATAAAGTTGTAGTCGAGGGAAACTGTGTAAAATGTCATGACCCCCATGGATCCAATAATAAATTCAATCTGCTAAAGGAAGGAAATGACCTTTGTTTTGATTGTCACAGGAAAAAAGGAGATGAGATAAAAAAGTTTGAGTTTAAACACAGCCCGGTAGAAGGGAATTGTCTTAACTGTCACAACCCCCACGCCTCAGTTGAATCAGCCTATCTATTGAAAAACAAGGTGCCTTCTATATGCAACGATTGTCACAAAACCGACAGCCAGGCATTTGTTAGACAGCATATGAACTATCCTGTTGGCGGGCAAAAGTGTAATATATGTCATAGTGTGCATGGTTCTAATAAGGCTGGATTACTGTATAGCAACGTGCATCAACCTGTCAGTGGAAAAATGTGTGCGCAGTGTCATGAAGACTTTAACTCAAAGACCCCATTTGCCACAAAGAAAGCCGGTGTTGAGCTTTGCAAGGATTGTCATAGTGACATGATAAGCCAGGTATTGGGCAAGAGTCATGTTCATCCGGCTTTAGATGATAATAACAGCTGCTTGAACTGCCATAGTCCTCATGCCACTGACCAGCCTAAACTTCTCAAGGATACAATGGTAGAGGTATGTAATAATTGCCATCCAGATGTCATTGAGAAGATTATAACTGTTAAGACAAAGCACGCGCCTGTTAGCGAAGGTACTTGCACCGCTTGTCATATGCCGCATTCATCAGAGAGCGCATTTCTCCTCAAAACACCTACTGTTATAGGGCTTTGTGGTGGTTGTCATGATTGGCAGGGGCATTCAACACACCCGATAGGAGAAAAAGTATTTGATCCAAGAGATAAAACACATACACGTACCGTTGATTGCCTGAGTTGTCACGAGCCTCATGGGAACGACTTTGAAAGAATGCTCCGTTACAAGGTGCAGACTGAATTGTGTACTCAATGCCATCAGGAAAAGCGCTGA